The genomic interval ATTTATCTTTATAGTTGTAACCACTGCAGGTAATGCTGGAATGGTGGGAGTGAGGGAAATAAAGTTCTATAGGAAAGATTTCTTTTCCCATAAAAGCTTCCTTGAAACTCCCcctttttctgaaaatttatgGTATGTGGGTTTTCAAAGGTACAGCATCAGAGAGGAAGGCAAAGGCAAGAAgcaagggtttttgtttgtttcacattTACACTGTCCTTGGTAGCACCTGCTTGTCTTGACATTTGAAAGAATGACTTTAGGATCTATAGAGTGCTCTACAACTTTCTGGTTTACTGTAAAACATTATATATTTCCCTAGCCTCCTTCCTTTGATGTATGggatgggtatgtgtgtgtgttcttcaaAATAAGATTTATGCCATGTACGTGTTTTCCATAGGGCCCTTGGAACTTTATTAAAGCTAATTAGACAGATCAATATTATTTCTATAATCCCCACCAAGTGCCTATAGCAATGTGAAGCCAATTTAGATAGAATGTTCCCTGGCATGGAGGAGGATATCTTGGTTTGATTGCTTGCTTAGTTCTGAGATGTCTTCAGTCCCTGCAGCTGTGGATCTTACACGGCATTCTCTCACTGAGACTACAAGGTATGTAGGAATATGTCCTTTTCTTTCCCCAGAAGGAAGGCCACCCATAGCCAAAGTTGGAAAAATCAAAGCTCTGTAACCCAGTTTATCCTCCTGGGCTTCTCCAGAAATCCCAGAACCAACTggatccttttctttcttttcctcttcttttactTATTTACAGTCCTGGGCAATGGTCTCATTGTTACTTTGATCAGAGCAGATGCACggctccacacccccatgtacttcttcctcagcaTCCTCTCTCTACTGGATCTCAGCTATGCTACCACCACAGTGCCCCAGATGTTGATCCATCTAGTAAGCAAGAGTAAAACTATCTCTTACGTTGGGTGTGTGGTCCAGATGTATGTTTTCCTAACCTTGGGCATCACTGAGACCTGGATTTTTGCAGCTATGGCCTATGACAGATATGTTGCCATATGCCACCCACTCCATTATGGGGTCAAGATGAGCCAAACCCTGTGTGTACTCCTGGCAGTCAGCTCTGCCCTTTGCGGTCTCACCTGTGCCCTTGTCTACACAGTCTTTGCAATGAATCTGCCCTACTGTGGCCCCAATGAGATCAACCACTTCTTTTGTGAAATTCCTGCTGTCTTGAAGTTGGCTTGTGCAGATACATCCCTcaatgaccaagtggactttatcttGGGCTTCATCTTGCTCCTGATTCCTTTGTCCCTCATTTTGGCCTCATATGTTCGCATCTTCATTGCTATTCTAAAGATTCGCTCCACCCAGGGCAGAATCAAGGCTTTCTCCACCTGTGCCTCACACATCACTGTGGTCACCATGTTTTGTATTCCATGTATGGTCATGTACATGAGGCCTGGCTCTGAAGCCTCCCCAGAGGATGACAAGAAGTTGGCTCTATTCTACAACGTCATTTCTGCCTTCCTCAACCCCATCATCTACAGCCTCCGGAACAAGGATGTAAAGAGGGCTTTCTTCAAGTTAGTTGGAGTGAGTGAGGACACTCAGTAGGCCACGGATGAGGGCTGTCTGCTGTGCCTCCGGTCTCTGTCTATGACATCCACACTTTCACTGAAATCACTGGACTGAAGAAGGAGCCTAGGATAGGGAAGATAtctagaaaaaaatacttttgcaTTTAAATAGGCTACTAGAAACAGTAGGAAAGAAAGAATTGTGTTCAGGGATGAAATACATCATTGACTTTCTGTGATTTTGAAAACGTCCACTCATTTCCCTGAGATTTAGTTTTTATATCTGTACAATGTGTTCCAGAATATTCTTTGGGCCTAAATAATAACTGCCTTTATTGATCACTTTCCACATGACAAGCATTGTCTAAGTACTTTATATGTACTTTATTGTAATTCTTATAACAAC from Dama dama isolate Ldn47 chromosome 20, ASM3311817v1, whole genome shotgun sequence carries:
- the LOC133040002 gene encoding olfactory receptor 2A5-like, which translates into the protein MSFSFPRRKATHSQSWKNQSSVTQFILLGFSRNPRTNWILFFLFLFFYLFTVLGNGLIVTLIRADARLHTPMYFFLSILSLLDLSYATTTVPQMLIHLVSKSKTISYVGCVVQMYVFLTLGITETWIFAAMAYDRYVAICHPLHYGVKMSQTLCVLLAVSSALCGLTCALVYTVFAMNLPYCGPNEINHFFCEIPAVLKLACADTSLNDQVDFILGFILLLIPLSLILASYVRIFIAILKIRSTQGRIKAFSTCASHITVVTMFCIPCMVMYMRPGSEASPEDDKKLALFYNVISAFLNPIIYSLRNKDVKRAFFKLVGVSEDTQ